TCGATCACCGGGGTGCTCCTGCGCGGGCAAGACAACAACATCCTCACCCAGGTCGGCTTCGTCGTGCTGATCGGTCTCGCGGCGAAGAATGCGATTCTGATCGTCGAGTTTGCCAAGCAGCTCGAGGACCAGGGCCGCGACCGGTTTGCCGCGGCGGCCGAGGCCGCACGGCTGCGCCTGCGTCCGATCCTGATGACCTCGCTCGCCTTCATCTTCGGCGTAGTGCCGCTCGCCTGGGCGACCGGCGCCGGCGCCGAATTGCGGCAGGCACTCGGAACCGCGGTGTTCGCCGGCATGATCGGCGTCACCACGTTCGGCTTGATCTTCACGCCGGCCTTCTACGTGATTTGTCGCTGGCTCGCGACCCGCGGACGCAGGCCAACGCCCGCGGCGGCGCTGGCAAGTCCGGCGGAATGAAGGCTGGGCGTCTTTGTACGAGCGGTTGGTTTTGTAGAGCCTTGGAGGATACGATGGATCGCCTCGCCAGCATGCACGCGTTCGTTCAGGTCGTCGACAGCGGCAGCTTCGCAGCGGCCGCCAAGCGCCTCTCCGCGTCCCCCGCGAGCGTCACCCATCATGTCCAATCCCTCGAAGACCA
The sequence above is drawn from the Pirellulales bacterium genome and encodes:
- a CDS encoding efflux RND transporter permease subunit, encoding SITGVLLRGQDNNILTQVGFVVLIGLAAKNAILIVEFAKQLEDQGRDRFAAAAEAARLRLRPILMTSLAFIFGVVPLAWATGAGAELRQALGTAVFAGMIGVTTFGLIFTPAFYVICRWLATRGRRPTPAAALASPAE